From a single Fusarium fujikuroi IMI 58289 draft genome, chromosome FFUJ_chr03 genomic region:
- a CDS encoding related to BNI4 Bud neck involved: protein MAALVQTFPQQTATVTMLQTRPSSSTSMIPNNQGQAGHQYAAAAQAPRYAVPSPTGYRGSSTPVQQYAFTSTPTLNHTQSWQPQGQPTRNYNHNANYGGRQFSSSATNVQYNVMGVGQTGARDDSAIPQRRNIVPAPRPHSAFLAGPTQPTSPTSSSKAAPDRYRRSLTPQQSQHGRSQSTAVPVNGMPTATQLYNGPNPARSAIPNRPNSFYNAMPGTSMDDMQLLQSPMDDSNRSRRRSLRADSDLSKPATQDKSKADGNSQTLRVVTNAAAHSRNGSSESVNSSRSSHSRPSSSANRNVSAPTGNPSSQANSEITSKQDHAKVNIPPRGSSSDAIKRTTNPSPLSRPATMASEVAEDGFSNASGAGKVDSPAAKQLAAIKDKGRKSKSKTSRLRRAFSFGSAADFRNADEGEGADKTEPSKLHKDPTADEAYDAEQARIAEAQEAAGLGHSIYGGRFFGGSTDNLSISSTASSASIMIRKMGRGMKKGGRSFVGIFRPKSVIGVAPADGPVKPEASQAAVSMVTVEAETQRVNVSADPRQTDTFPHLERNSIDTNLGAEIAERLGSSGTDNSNSRKSIVGGDRERAEVLAAVRKGILKRPGSASPSIRPADSSPGLDLPSVPAVTDSPNSSAPSTPNDESQGHRRTGSIAIGSEDYFMSALRLRQDSKSAPNTPHGSTKRNATFSPRIVFHDTWPSQEYDRRGEIATCNRLTPMLAQQIKEELNTFKMEMEVHENSKIYTHFF, encoded by the exons ATGGCTGCTCTGGTTCAGACCTTTCCCCAGCAAACTGCAACGGTTACAATGCTCCAGACCCGaccgtcttcttcaacaagcatGATACCCAATAACCAAGGCCAGGCTGGCCATCAGTATGCGGCGGCGGCTCAAGCCCCAAGATATGCTGTTCCCTCTCCCACTGGCTACCGGGGTAGTTCGACTCCTGTCCAGCAATACGCTTTCACTAGCACACCGACCCTGAACCATACACAATCTTGGCAACCGCAAGGTCAACCGACGCGGAACTATAACCACAACGCCAACTACGGCGGACGCCAGTTTAGCTCCTCAGCTACCAACGTGCAATACAATGTCATGGGCGTTGGTCAAACGGGCGCTCGTGATGATTCTGCCATTCCTCAGCGACGAAACATTGTGCCTGCTCCTCGACCTCATTCTGCCTTCCTTGCTGGCCCTACACAACcaacttctccaacttcttccagcAAAGCTGCACCTGACAGGTATAGACGGTCACTTACTCCTCAACAAAGTCAGCACGGGCGTTCTCAGAGCACAGCTGTCCCAGTGAATGGAATGCCTACTGCAACTCAACTCTATAATGGCCCCAATCCTGCCCGCTCAGCGATTCCAAACAGACCGAATAGCTTCTATAATGCTATGCCTGGCACATCTATGGATGATATGCAACTTCTTCAATCTCCCATGGATGATTCAAACCGATCCCGCCGTCGAAGTCTTCGTGCCGATTCTGACCTGTCGAAGCCTGCTACGCAAGACAAGAGCAAAGCAGACGGAAATTCTCAAACACTGCGTGTTGTTACTAACGCTGCCGCACACTCGCGCAACGGAAGTTCTGAGAGTGTAAATTCCAGCCGCAGCAGTCACTCTCGACCATCCTCG TCTGCCAACCGTAATGTGTCTGCCCCCACTGGAAACCCCTCTTCCCAGGCAAACAGCGAAATCACTTCTAAGCAAGATCACGCCAAGGTCAACATCCCACCTCGAGGATCGTCTTCCGATGCGATTAAACGCACTACAAACCCTTCACCTCTCTCTAGACCAGCTACCATGGCTAGCGAGGTCGCTGAAGACGGATTTTCTAATGCGTCAGGTGCGGGTAAAGTAGACTCACCCGCGGCTAAACAGCTTGCTGCTATCAAGGATAAAGGACGCAAATCCAAGAGCAAGACCTCCAGACTGCGACGCGCTTTCTCATTTGGAAGCGCAGCCGATTTCCGCAATGCTGATGAGGGGGAGGGAGCTGATAAGACAGAACCCTCCAAGCTGCACAAGGATCCAACGGCCGACGAAGCCTACGATGCCGAACAAGCACGTATTGCGGAAGCGCAGGAGGCTGCAGGCCTCGGACACAGTATCTATGGTGGCCGATTCTTTGGTGGCTCAACCGATAACCTCTCCATATCCTCGACAGCGTCATCGGCTTCCATCATGATTCGAAAGATGGGCCGAGGTATGAAGAAGGGTGGCCGATCTTTTGTTGGAATTTTCCGACCCAAGTCAGTGATTGGAGTTGCACCTGCTGATGGACCTGTAAAGCCCGAGGCCAGCCAGGCTGCTGTGTCGATGGTCACTGTCGAGGCTGAGACTCAACGAGTTAACGTGTCGGCCGATCCCAGACAGACAGATACCTTCCCCCATCTTGAGCGCAATTCGATCGATACTAATTTGGGTGCTGAGATTGCTGAGCGTCTTGGGAGCTCTGGAACTGACAACTCGAATTCGCGTAAGAGTATTGTCGGAGGCGACAGGGAACGTGCGGAGGTGCTTGCTGCCGTGCGCAAGGGAATCCTGAAGC GCCCTGGCTCAGCCAGCCCTTCTATCCGTCCTGCTGATTCCTCTcctggccttgatctccCCAGCGTCCCGGCTGTCACCGATTCCCCGAACTCCAGTGCCCCTAGCACTCCCAATGACGAGTCTCAGGGCCATCGCCGAACTGGGTCGATTGCTATTGGCAGCGAAGACTACTTCATGTCCGCTTTGAGGCTACGACAGGACAGCAAGAGCGCACCAAACACTCCTCATGGATCTACCAAGCGTAACGCTACTTTCTCGCCCCGTATTGTGTTCCACGATACTTGGCCTAGTCAGGAGTACGATCGTCGTGGTGAGATTGCTACCTGCAACCGATTGACTCCCATGCTTGCGCAGCAGATCAAAGAGGAGCTGAACACCTTCAAGATG GAAATGGAGGTTCACGAAAACTCAAAGATTTACACGCACTTTTTCTGA
- a CDS encoding related to tRNA dihydrouridine synthase: MTTTEQNPTSAGERPTKLQGRAFYESIGSPKFIVAPMVDQSEFAWRMLTRSFISPTEQKSLLAYTPMLHARLFSQDDKYRKAHFQSVKPDGATPWLDGNPSIDRPLFVQFCANDPEALLSAAKQVAPFCDAVDLNLGCPQGIARKGKYGAFLQEDQDLIFRLINILHKELSVPVTAKIRILDTKEETLAYAQNVLKAGASILTVHGRRREQKGHLTGLAEWKMIRFLRDSLPKETVIFANGNILQEGDIEKCLEVTGADGVMSAEGNLSDPAIFSKPPPVGEEGREYWRGKDGKGGYRVDAVFRRYMDILHEHVFGEKHIERRPLFMPGDDTEWMNESETVEGEPPSKKRRKDLGKKGEQGPNMSAMQPHLFHLLRHFVSKHTDVRDMLAKSRAGDMEAYERVLSAVERKVAEGLIEYERTNGESVAETPLAEGEEDPPETESSVGTQRRCRRPWWVVQPIIRPLPNEAFKKGALTMSKKDKVKAHRGIRVNRKISRHER, translated from the exons ATGACGACCACAGAGCAGAACCCCACTAGCGCGGGGGAGCGACCTACCAAGCTGCAAGGACGAGCATTCTACGAGTCTATTGGAAGCCCCAAGTTCATCGTTGCGCCTATGGTAGATCAGTCTGAATTT GCCTGGCGCATGTTGACTCGAAGTTTCATTTCCCCCACCGAACAGAAGAGTCTTCTTGCCTACACACCCATGCTCCACGCTCGACTCTTTTCGCAGGACGACAAGTATCGCAAGGCACACTTCCAATCGGTTAAACCCGACGGCGCAACTCCCTGGCTTGACGGAAACCCTTCTATCGACCGACCGCTATTCGTCCAGTTCTGCGCCAACGATCCAGAAGCGCTCCTTTCTGCCGCTAAGCAAGTCGCCCCTTTCTGCGATGCTGTTGACTTGAATCTCGGATGTCCTCAAGGTATCGCGCGAAAGGGAAAGTATGGTGCTTTCCTACAGGAAGACCAGGATCTTATCTTCCGCTTGATCAACATTTTGCATAAGGAGTTGTCTGTGCCTGTGACAGCCAAGATTCGAATCCTGGACACGAAGGAGGAGACCCTGGCATACGCGCAGAATGTCCTCAAGGCTGGCGCATCCATCCTCACTGTCCACGGCCGACGAAGGGAGCAGAAGGGACATTTGACGGGCCTGGCTGAGTGGAAGATGATTCGATTTTTGAGAGACAGCCTACCCAAGGAGACAGTCATCTTTGCGAATGGGAATATCCTTCAGGAGGGAGATATCGAGAAGTGCCTCGAGGTTACAGGAGCTGATGGCGTGATGAGCGCCGAGGGCAACCTCAGCGACCCAGCTATCTTCTCGAAGCCACCACCCGTCGGAGAGGAGGGACGAGAGTACTGGAGAGGGAAAGATGGAAAAGGGGGTTACAGAGTTGATGCTGTGTTCAGACGATACATGGACATCTTACACGAACACGTTTTTGGAGAGAAGCACATCGAGCGCCGACCACTCTTCATGCCTGGTGATGATACTGAATGGATGAACGAGAGCGAGACAGTTGAGGGTGAGCCACCGTCTAAGAAGCGAAGAAAGGATTTAGGCAAGAAGGGAGAACAGGGCCCCAACATGTCAGCCATGCAACCTCACCTTTTCCATCTATTGCGGCACTTTGTCTCCAAGCACACCGACGTGCGAGACATGCTAGCCAAGAGCCGAGCTGGCGACATGGAAGCTTACGAGCGTGTACTATCTGCTGTGGAGCGCAAGGTTGCAGAAGGTCTCATTGAGTACGAGCGCACCAATGGCGAGAGCGTGGCGGAGACACCATTGgctgagggcgaggaggatcCCCCCGAAACTGAGAGCTCAGTAGGCACACAAAGGCGATGCCGAAGACCTTGGTGGGTGGTTCAACCGATCATTCGACCTCTACCAAACGAGGCGTTCAAGAAGGGAGCTTTGACTATGAGTAAGAAGGATAAGGTCAAGGCACACAGGGGGATAAGGGTAAACAGGAAGATATCAAGGCACGAGAGGTGA